The following proteins come from a genomic window of Crassostrea angulata isolate pt1a10 chromosome 1, ASM2561291v2, whole genome shotgun sequence:
- the LOC128186666 gene encoding neuromedin-U receptor 1-like isoform X3 → MNFSDDAMALHYNNLYKILRKDSINSSQNSSINEWIGDFGTEASFLKSARIFYAYFTPVILVVGFLGNLLSLYVFLSRNMRGISASTYLASLSTSDLLTLIFYVTVEWIRRGLVYVRPDLKLTFIDVEGLCQFQLYMSYVSRFLSAWLVVAFTGERYIGVCHPLRRRDICTKSGTRRIVGSIFVISIVIALYKPILSAIYVGTDGKHYCTTDRDYDFASFVLDSIYAVLITLVPFVIITVLNILIMRRLIIRNKRKRECKIITEESIIRLEFTIILLAISFCFIGLNIPFFAVWLRNFLHSKFISKMDVMEHLEGHKAFSNFEFWQGVLYITRTIFYLNYCINFFLYSITGAYFRREVKMLFTYHSLKRDSYSRCSLRTSRSNSQTPQSYL, encoded by the coding sequence ATGAACTTTTCGGACGATGCCATGGCTTTACATTATAACAATCTGTACAAAATTCTTCGAAAAGACTCCATAAACAGCAGTCAAAATTCGAGTATTAACGAATGGATTGGTGACTTCGGGACAGAAGCTTCGTTTCTGAAAAGCGCACGGATATTTTACGCTTACTTTACCCCCGTGATTCTCGTGGTGGGATTTCTGGGGAACCTGTTATCCCTGTACGTCTTCTTATCCAGAAACATGCGTGGTATATCTGCCAGCACCTACTTAGCCTCCCTGTCGACATCAGATCTTTTGACGTTGATATTCTACGTAACGGTGGAATGGATCAGGCGAGGACTAGTTTACGTCAGACCTGACCTAAAGTTAACGTTTATTGATGTGGAGGGATTATGTCAGTTTCAGCTTTATATGTCCTATGTGTCCAGATTCCTCTCAGCTTGGCTTGTGGTGGCATTCACAGGGGAGAGATACATCGGTGTGTGTCATCCATTAAGGAGGAGGGATATATGCACCAAAAGTGGTACGCGGCGGATTGTGGGGTCTATCTTCGTAATCTCCATTGTGATTGCTCTTTATAAGCCAATACTCAGTGCTATATACGTGGGAACCGACGGGAAACATTACTGTACGACAGATAGAGATTACGACTTTGCGTCTTTTGTTTTGGATAGTATTTATGCCGTTCTCATCACGCTGGTACCATTCGTAATTATCACGGTGTTGAACATTTTAATCATGCGAAGACTAATTATTCGAAACAAACGCAAACGGGAATGTAAAATCATCACCGAGGAAAGCATCATTCGACTTGAATTCACAATCATTCTACTGGCAATCTCATTCTGCTTCATCGGCTTAAATATTCCGTTTTTCGCCGTATGGCTTCGAAATTTCCTTCATTCGAAGTTCATTTCAAAAATGGATGTTATGGAACATTTGGAAGGCCATAAGGCTTTTTCTAACTTTGAATTCTGGCAAGGCGTTCTGTATATCACTAGAACGATTTTTTACCTGAACTactgtattaattttttccTATACAGCATTACAGGGGCATATTTTCGAAGAGAGGTAAAGATGTTGTTCACGTATCACTCTCTAAAGCGAGACTCTTACAGCAGGTGTTCCCTAAGGACATCGCGGTCCAACTCTCAAACCCCACAATCGTACTTGTGA
- the LOC128186666 gene encoding probable G-protein coupled receptor 139 isoform X2: MKVMNFSDDAMALHYNNLYKILRKDSINSSQNSSINEWIGDFGTEASFLKSARIFYAYFTPVILVVGFLGNLLSLYVFLSRNMRGISASTYLASLSTSDLLTLIFYVTVEWIRRGLVYVRPDLKLTFIDVEGLCQFQLYMSYVSRFLSAWLVVAFTGERYIGVCHPLRRRDICTKSGTRRIVGSIFVISIVIALYKPILSAIYVGTDGKHYCTTDRDYDFASFVLDSIYAVLITLVPFVIITVLNILIMRRLIIRNKRKRECKIITEESIIRLEFTIILLAISFCFIGLNIPFFAVWLRNFLHSKFISKMDVMEHLEGHKAFSNFEFWQGVLYITRTIFYLNYCINFFLYSITGAYFRREVKMLFTYHSLKRDSYSRCSLRTSRSNSQTPQSYL; the protein is encoded by the coding sequence agtgATGAACTTTTCGGACGATGCCATGGCTTTACATTATAACAATCTGTACAAAATTCTTCGAAAAGACTCCATAAACAGCAGTCAAAATTCGAGTATTAACGAATGGATTGGTGACTTCGGGACAGAAGCTTCGTTTCTGAAAAGCGCACGGATATTTTACGCTTACTTTACCCCCGTGATTCTCGTGGTGGGATTTCTGGGGAACCTGTTATCCCTGTACGTCTTCTTATCCAGAAACATGCGTGGTATATCTGCCAGCACCTACTTAGCCTCCCTGTCGACATCAGATCTTTTGACGTTGATATTCTACGTAACGGTGGAATGGATCAGGCGAGGACTAGTTTACGTCAGACCTGACCTAAAGTTAACGTTTATTGATGTGGAGGGATTATGTCAGTTTCAGCTTTATATGTCCTATGTGTCCAGATTCCTCTCAGCTTGGCTTGTGGTGGCATTCACAGGGGAGAGATACATCGGTGTGTGTCATCCATTAAGGAGGAGGGATATATGCACCAAAAGTGGTACGCGGCGGATTGTGGGGTCTATCTTCGTAATCTCCATTGTGATTGCTCTTTATAAGCCAATACTCAGTGCTATATACGTGGGAACCGACGGGAAACATTACTGTACGACAGATAGAGATTACGACTTTGCGTCTTTTGTTTTGGATAGTATTTATGCCGTTCTCATCACGCTGGTACCATTCGTAATTATCACGGTGTTGAACATTTTAATCATGCGAAGACTAATTATTCGAAACAAACGCAAACGGGAATGTAAAATCATCACCGAGGAAAGCATCATTCGACTTGAATTCACAATCATTCTACTGGCAATCTCATTCTGCTTCATCGGCTTAAATATTCCGTTTTTCGCCGTATGGCTTCGAAATTTCCTTCATTCGAAGTTCATTTCAAAAATGGATGTTATGGAACATTTGGAAGGCCATAAGGCTTTTTCTAACTTTGAATTCTGGCAAGGCGTTCTGTATATCACTAGAACGATTTTTTACCTGAACTactgtattaattttttccTATACAGCATTACAGGGGCATATTTTCGAAGAGAGGTAAAGATGTTGTTCACGTATCACTCTCTAAAGCGAGACTCTTACAGCAGGTGTTCCCTAAGGACATCGCGGTCCAACTCTCAAACCCCACAATCGTACTTGTGA
- the LOC128186666 gene encoding probable G-protein coupled receptor 139 isoform X1 yields MTGVMNFSDDAMALHYNNLYKILRKDSINSSQNSSINEWIGDFGTEASFLKSARIFYAYFTPVILVVGFLGNLLSLYVFLSRNMRGISASTYLASLSTSDLLTLIFYVTVEWIRRGLVYVRPDLKLTFIDVEGLCQFQLYMSYVSRFLSAWLVVAFTGERYIGVCHPLRRRDICTKSGTRRIVGSIFVISIVIALYKPILSAIYVGTDGKHYCTTDRDYDFASFVLDSIYAVLITLVPFVIITVLNILIMRRLIIRNKRKRECKIITEESIIRLEFTIILLAISFCFIGLNIPFFAVWLRNFLHSKFISKMDVMEHLEGHKAFSNFEFWQGVLYITRTIFYLNYCINFFLYSITGAYFRREVKMLFTYHSLKRDSYSRCSLRTSRSNSQTPQSYL; encoded by the exons ATGACTGG agtgATGAACTTTTCGGACGATGCCATGGCTTTACATTATAACAATCTGTACAAAATTCTTCGAAAAGACTCCATAAACAGCAGTCAAAATTCGAGTATTAACGAATGGATTGGTGACTTCGGGACAGAAGCTTCGTTTCTGAAAAGCGCACGGATATTTTACGCTTACTTTACCCCCGTGATTCTCGTGGTGGGATTTCTGGGGAACCTGTTATCCCTGTACGTCTTCTTATCCAGAAACATGCGTGGTATATCTGCCAGCACCTACTTAGCCTCCCTGTCGACATCAGATCTTTTGACGTTGATATTCTACGTAACGGTGGAATGGATCAGGCGAGGACTAGTTTACGTCAGACCTGACCTAAAGTTAACGTTTATTGATGTGGAGGGATTATGTCAGTTTCAGCTTTATATGTCCTATGTGTCCAGATTCCTCTCAGCTTGGCTTGTGGTGGCATTCACAGGGGAGAGATACATCGGTGTGTGTCATCCATTAAGGAGGAGGGATATATGCACCAAAAGTGGTACGCGGCGGATTGTGGGGTCTATCTTCGTAATCTCCATTGTGATTGCTCTTTATAAGCCAATACTCAGTGCTATATACGTGGGAACCGACGGGAAACATTACTGTACGACAGATAGAGATTACGACTTTGCGTCTTTTGTTTTGGATAGTATTTATGCCGTTCTCATCACGCTGGTACCATTCGTAATTATCACGGTGTTGAACATTTTAATCATGCGAAGACTAATTATTCGAAACAAACGCAAACGGGAATGTAAAATCATCACCGAGGAAAGCATCATTCGACTTGAATTCACAATCATTCTACTGGCAATCTCATTCTGCTTCATCGGCTTAAATATTCCGTTTTTCGCCGTATGGCTTCGAAATTTCCTTCATTCGAAGTTCATTTCAAAAATGGATGTTATGGAACATTTGGAAGGCCATAAGGCTTTTTCTAACTTTGAATTCTGGCAAGGCGTTCTGTATATCACTAGAACGATTTTTTACCTGAACTactgtattaattttttccTATACAGCATTACAGGGGCATATTTTCGAAGAGAGGTAAAGATGTTGTTCACGTATCACTCTCTAAAGCGAGACTCTTACAGCAGGTGTTCCCTAAGGACATCGCGGTCCAACTCTCAAACCCCACAATCGTACTTGTGA